The genomic stretch AGCTATAACGGATTGGCAATTCTCTATAGCCTATACGAGCGAAGGGAAGAAGCACTGAAGTACTACTCTTTAGCTCTGGACATACACAAAAGATTAATCAGCGCGGGGAAGATAGATAGCCTGAGTTTACGCGAAAGCTATTTTCCTTTGGCAGTTCATTACAAATACGAAGGACAATTTGGGCTGGCCAATGCCTATCTGGACAGCTGTGAACTGATTAAGACTACAAAGCTTGGAAACTCTCTTCTGACTCAAGCGGAGCGTGCTCACATTCAGGTTCTGAACGGGGATTTGCAGTCGGCAAGGCAGCTCTTCGAAACTTTGGAAGAAGGGATGAAAAAGCAGAAGCCCGAATTCCTGATTATTTTTTATAACTACATCGCAGACATGCATTTTCTCTCAGGCCAGCTGAATGCAAGTGAAAACCGGTATAGACAGGCGATAACAGCTGCTTTCGAGCATCAACGTCACCTCAACTACATTCCCGACATCTATGAGAAACTTGCTACGGTGCTCGCTCAGTCCGGAAAGGCTGTGGAAGCGAATCATTACTTGAAGTTGGCAAATGACATCAACCGCTCGCTGTACAGTAGCCGAAGCCCTAATAATCGCTACCTCCTGGAAATTAAGGATGAGTTTCGACTCCAACAGCAACGAAATAAAGAAGCAGCCCAAGCCCAAGAACTCAAAAATCTGCAACAAGAAAACGAGATTTCCCAGCTACAGAAAACCCTTTTGATCATAGGAATAGGATTTATTATTTCCATTGGGTTTTTCATCTTCAAATACTGGCGAGCCAAGCATAAGGCGGAGAAAAAACGAATAGAGAATCTACGGAAATTGGAAGCTGAAAAAGCCCAAGAGATAGTCCAGATTAAAAACCAAGAATTGACAGGTTCAACTCTGAAAATCATCGCCAAAGATGAGCTTCTGAATGAGGTGAAAGAAAATCTGAGAACCTTAGAATCTAACCCAGACCCCAAAGACCTTAAAAAATTAATCCGAGCAATAGATTTCAATAAGGATCAAAGTTGGCTTGATTTCGAAAAGCGCTTTTTGGCACTAAATGAAAATTTCTATGAGAAAATAAGAGCGCTTCACCCAAATCTAAAACCCTACGATCTCAAGATATGTGCGCTGATCAAACTGGATTTTAGCGGTAAAGAAATCGCTAGGTTGCTGGGAATTTCTCCCGAAAGTGCCAACACCTCCCGCTACAGGCTCAGAAAAAAGCTGGAATTAAAAACAGAAGATAATCTAACCGAATACATTCAACGAATCTGACGGCTATACCAGCTCTAAAGTTTCTCCTTCCATTTGTCGTAATAACTATCCAGCCTGCCTTGCAACTCACTAGGGAGACTTTGTCCCTTAAGAAACCAATAAACTCTCCTGGAAATCAAAAAATCAGGATCATCGAGCAGGGTCGCTAATTGCAGCTGAATTGGTTCGGTTACTACCCTATTTTTCTGCAAGATTTTCAACCAAAGGTCGATTTCCTGATAGGTAGTCTCCCCTGAAGGAAGCTTTAGATTTTCGAAAAATGTAGGTTCAAATACTAGATCCGAATCCAAGATTGCGCTGAGGATGATAATCCGACTTGGAGAATAAGCCTCTGTCAACAATTGACTATAAGCGTAAATGGAGCTTTCGTTTGGAGCTCCTTTCCAATAGGATAAAGTGGATTTCAGCAAGGAGAAATCTTTTTCCACAGCTGATAGAATTATTTCAATCGACTTGAGACTATATTCTTTTTTGGCCCGCAAAGCCTCTATTGCAAACACCTGAACATAGGGATCGCTGGATTGAGTGAGTGAATGAAGTTCTGAAATAGTATAAGAATCACTGGTGATTGTTCTGATATGATCCTTCGTCGCTCCATGAGCCCAGTGCCAAAGAGAATACGATGTCCAAACCGCACCTTCGACAAAAGCCGACTTCTCTACCAGAATCGTGGCCCCCGAAAGTGCGTCCACCCCTTCACCTCCCATACTTCCTACGACCTCACTTTTATAAAGATCATGAAGTGGGGAGTTTTCATCCTTGAGTATCTTTTCCAGCTTTTTATAATCCTCGCCTGTAAATGAAAGCCCTTCGTTTTTTTCCAGATGCACGCCCACAGGAACCAGGAGTCGATCAAATCGTCCAAATTTGTCCCAATAAATCTTCACTATATCAACTCGGCACTGGCTGTCCCCACATACCACAGATTCTACATTCATGTAATAGTGAGCCGGCCGATTGTTGGCATCACGAACCTCCATAAGCGTACAATCCACCGGGTCTTTGAGATCGATCCCCTTATGAATCACCCGTATGGGATGGGCGATTTCCTGAGGGAAAAAATAAAAAATCAGCAAAAGTCCCACAAAGCCCAACGTCCGATAAAATGACAACATCATGGATTCAGGGTTGATTAAACATAGCAGCGCACTTCAAACAACTTGACTTTATCATCTCCATAGGTTGAGTTGAGTTGGATTCGGATAGCAGTGGTCTCTATCAGATCAAAAGCAAACCTGATCAAGCGGGTTCGGTTTTTATCAATTTTCCCAAGGCTTACCCATTCTCCCTTTACCCTGCCCTCTACCTCCAGAGACTTAAGCAGCTCTTTGGGAACCTGAGTGGTATAGATTTCATTTTCAAGAGAATCACGGCGAAGCATGATGTTCTTTTTCACATTGGTGTCACACTTGATTTCTATTTTGGAAATCCTCACACGATCCTCCCATTCAACTTGCACCTCAGCTGGCAAGGAATCAGATTGCCAATGATGAATCATACCCTCATAGTCGCGCGACATTCCGTCTTTGAGCAATTTTGCATCACCGGAGGAGGTGCTGGAAGCAAAAATCAAAGAAGCCTGCTGCACCAGATCGAGCGGCTTCTTTGCCGGGCGACCCGGAATAAACGCATCATCCCGAAGAAGCTGCTCCTGAAGGTCATCGACGTGATTTTCACCAAGCTCTCTGGGAAGAACTTTTTTCTGAACACATAAAGCCGCGGCAGTACCTACAGCCTGACCTTCCAGCGCACAGGTAGCCATAATTCTGGAAGACGAAAGAGCTATGTGAGTTTGGCTGATGTTACGTCCC from Algoriphagus sp. NG3 encodes the following:
- a CDS encoding tetratricopeptide repeat protein, whose translation is MKKPTYPYRLLVGLAAFLISSSCLAQMDLLRLKNSDEEAVFFEDSLLLHQSDTQINELQQTYAESLAQGDTLEAITALNSLSSIYTNRVNYAKSYDGYWQAMLLAEQVGDEKSKATSYNGLAILYSLYERREEALKYYSLALDIHKRLISAGKIDSLSLRESYFPLAVHYKYEGQFGLANAYLDSCELIKTTKLGNSLLTQAERAHIQVLNGDLQSARQLFETLEEGMKKQKPEFLIIFYNYIADMHFLSGQLNASENRYRQAITAAFEHQRHLNYIPDIYEKLATVLAQSGKAVEANHYLKLANDINRSLYSSRSPNNRYLLEIKDEFRLQQQRNKEAAQAQELKNLQQENEISQLQKTLLIIGIGFIISIGFFIFKYWRAKHKAEKKRIENLRKLEAEKAQEIVQIKNQELTGSTLKIIAKDELLNEVKENLRTLESNPDPKDLKKLIRAIDFNKDQSWLDFEKRFLALNENFYEKIRALHPNLKPYDLKICALIKLDFSGKEIARLLGISPESANTSRYRLRKKLELKTEDNLTEYIQRI